ATGAAGGGACCCGGCGGGAGGTCCGCTTGGAGATCTGCGACCAACGGCCCGAGATTGGAGATTACGTCATCATCCATGCCGGTTTTGCCCTGCACCGGATCGATGAGGAAGAAGCCAAAGAAAGTCTGAAATACTGGAAGGAAATCCTGGCCCATGTCGATGAAACATTTGAGTGAATATCGCGATAAAGACCTGGCCGGCAAAC
The Deltaproteobacteria bacterium genome window above contains:
- a CDS encoding HypC/HybG/HupF family hydrogenase formation chaperone, giving the protein MCLAIPMEVKKINDNWALVEYEGTRREVRLEICDQRPEIGDYVIIHAGFALHRIDEEEAKESLKYWKEILAHVDETFE